A window of the Trichoderma asperellum chromosome 6, complete sequence genome harbors these coding sequences:
- a CDS encoding uncharacterized protein (BUSCO:EOG092D0433), which yields MAEITTLDALQALHRELLTLSSGGGSSSDNLNNELLFEIFEKELERLWERQKKNEKSRSAVRSGKVSIDGNEYSLNDRFQQDVFAISDEIDLDELDAVRYLLDSQDDVSVLGRSLLECAVIRFHQQRKYVLDSLRLFLELNNMDYDGEEPNALETIKVYVDTRVLRKSSDASKRLAPRCLHAMAEIKMWLQKLGEKITAAQTLGNVPTDDLPEELETVEFSRVSLVQQHEALGVILCECIDKGQAETPDFLEFISVLKKWDKYDTLLVHLVPAIGAYMSVFASSEGGYDLRQGREINRKIFPPADDSTWPLPFLHATVRAWWLAEYSGWYLDDPPESAIPPGIDLDEEDRQRSKQFLDSLKDGAFDFMLSVAGDIRSPDWHDSVRAGMRKWLQRKSSPLVSERTQFSSFFQLCLMSQLEVFVDAFITNLPDVLRKLRVEEDEQRQLSQTHEQDLDLERFLLIIAYAYEGRPEASSNFWQDPDSNLAGFMHWASRRASTPLVAAFCEMLQAISVNDECATAAHEFLLDEGHHSSGKMRRTQSLTWTQIFKELDFFSDKIKQKPAPTQSVRFRAGKPAADVIETEPESSMMLECYLRLITKLASESETTRQFLLLNSGYNLVDMLFELASSPIPSQLRGCVFLALKALVSRKSLQENHAMWRCLENWISGGYVVGATTAGSIRSQQPAPVVSMDRIFDEMSNGFEDPESFIKLLLELVTPASDSSPLNDGLPFPENLGASSRAPGIEVYIDFVIGLVFSSKIQDLQDIHQTRVLRLSCLEFILACLTSFNEDLLVLANETNIAIDALVSTTDLATYVRMHPFARVMEWMFNDKVMTALFNTIHQKSTDIGNATPDSPLILGVLRAVEVISKVIDLETTYLDLVRPLIKNQPGPRRQPVANAAYASFQDGLVTRLNLVVDLGKYCGIGHPDLTLACLKLLEKMSSSSKITAAWSGSSRHVHRNKAIVAMEANGEHEAISRAFIAEVMTPLEAGSGAESPLYITKLYILDFLYQCLRTTPKEPTIAHLLLGFKCGLDSVSVEVNSAFASRTSLFHSILGLLLESPSSDALGMRQWLIAIKSRVMRILNILWTSPLSSAIAIRELRENELLFHLLTRETVIQPDLLWEGQNVGNAQFPMSDGAVTLVEFLTLRSMSLEYIAMELCKIAQSRMPGVKRRIFNALNGQIVVENNETIQTPTVFDLFDFLLPDGFWEITPPPIQFYKDLDLTSCLENDADANQIYNIDRVREILLLKRGEAQQGAVIAVNDMALIEREEVLIMEYLISCDRQKQIGSHCLRVLRSWIKVLLVMVESCDYKGAAQTSFFLQALQAILPSLEIFAADRPDEALELAKLARVLLFKLDLSPLPTEDKSSRAIGNLVSDKLYQLFQTCLQAIGKWAGSPALRSVYYEICYRYLTGMSEDHGPLAASRPKTFKTVQVYGERLINVVCDDAYCGEPACQTSALIFLGALVHMDSRERKSYVVEALNKLNFIGILIDSLRNIMQEWHDVFASNNTDQQNFQNARLAIILQLAQSRIGAKYILHANLFRSLENSGLFAADPELQIDAANPRALEQHYDLLAKVVRIIGAAILSRGNNNVTQGRKFLTDHRMLVSHALKRSAGIGTGNEGQRLEEKIEELADALVVVIAATNFLEFENDILPEPKPHEHGFFH from the exons ATGGCCGAGATTACGACATTAGATGCCCTCCAGGCCCTCCACCGCGAACTGCTAACGCTGAGCAgcggtggtggcagcagctctgacAACTTGAACAATGAACTTCTTTTTGAAATCTTTGAgaaagagctggagaggctATGGGAGcgccagaagaagaatgaaaagagCCGCAGTGCGGTGAGGAGCG GCAAGGTTTCAATTGACGGCAACGAGTACTCGTTGAACGACAGATTTCAACAAGACGTTTTTGCCATATCAGACGAGATCGACCTCGACGAGTTGGACGCTGTCAGATACCTCCTCGATTCTCAGGATGACGTCTCCGTGCTAGGACGGTCGCTCCTCGAATGTGCCGTGATTCGATTCCACCAACAACGGAAATACGTGTTGGACTCTCTAAGGCTGTTTTTAGAGTTGAACAATATGGAttatgatggagaagagccgAACGCGTTGGAGACCATCAAAGTTTATGTCGATACCCGTGTCCTACGAAAAAGTTCCGACGCCTCGAAACGTCTTGCGCCGAGATGTTTACACGCGATGGCGGAAATCAAAATGTGGTTACAAAAGCTGGGAGAAAAAATAACAGCTGCTCAGACCCTAGGAAACGTGCCTACGGATGATCTGCCCGAAGAGCTGGAAACCGTGGAATTCTCTCGCGTGAGCctggtgcagcagcatgAGGCTCTGGGAGTCATCCTGTGCGAATGTATCGATAAAGGACAAGCCGAAACACCAGATTTCCTAGAATTTATCTCTGTACTAAAGAAATGGGACAAGTATGATACGCTATTAG TTCACCTTGTCCCGGCAATCGGTGCCTACATGTCTGTTTTCGCATCATCTGAGGGAGGCTACGACTTAAGGCAGGGCAGAGAGATTAATAGAAAAATCTTCCCTCCTGCAGACGACTCGACTTGGCCGCTTCCCTTTCTACATGCAACGGTTCGTGCATGGTGGCTTGCAGAATACAGTGGATGGTATCTAGATGATCCTCCCGAATCTGCTATACCGCCAGGCATTGATTTAGATGAAG AGGATCGTCAGAGGTCAAAGCAGTTCTTAGATTCCCTCAAAGATGGCGCGTTCGATTTCATGCTCTCCGTAGCTGGAGACATCCGATCCCCAGACTGGCATGATTCCGTCCGGGCTGGCATGCGCAAATGGCTACAAAGGAAATCATCACCTTTGGTCTCCGAACGAACTCAGTTTTCGAGCTTCTTCCAGCTATGTCTCATGTCACAGCTGGAGGTTTTTGTCGATGCTTTTATAACTAACTTACCTGACGTCCTCCGAAAACTTAGAgtggaggaagatgagcagcgccagctcaGCCAGACACATGAGCAAGACTTGGATTTGGAGAGATTCCTACTGATTATTGCATACGCCTACGAAGGACGGCCTGAGGCGTCTTCAAACTTTTGGCAAGATCCAGACAGCAATCTCGCTGGATTTATGCATTGGGCTTCTAGAAGAGCCTCTACACCCCTAGTTGCAGCCTTTTGCGAAATGCTTCAAGCTATCTCCGTGAATGACGAATGTGCAACCGCTGCACACGAGTTCCTTTTAGACGAAGGCCATCATTCATCCGGAAAGATGAGAAGGACACAATCCCTGACCTGGACTCAAATATTCAAAGAGCTTGACTTTTTCTCAGACAAAATAAAGCAGAAGCCTGCTCCAACACAGTCAGTAAGATTTCGGGCTGGAAAACCCGCTGCTGATGTCATAGAAACCGAACCTGAGTCGTCCATGATGCTTGAGTGCTATCTACGCCTTATTACTAAATTGGCGAGCGAAAGTGAGACTACCAGACAGTTTCTGCTGCTAAATTCGGGCTATAATCTTGTCGATATGCTATTCGAGTTGGCCAGCAGCCCCATACCTTCTCAGCTGCGTGGCTGCGTCTTCTTGGCTTTGAAGGCTCTGGTGAGCCGCAAGAGCCTTCAAGAAAACCATGCAATGTGGAGGTGTTTGGAGAATTGGATCTCAGGGGGATATGTTGTTGGTGCAACCACTGCAGGTTCGATACGATCACAGCAGCCAGCACCAGTGGTATCGATGGACCGTATTTTTGATGAAATGAGTAATGGCTTCGAAGATCCCGAATCTTTTATCAAACTCTTACTGGAACTCGTTACTCCGGCAAGCGACTCGAGTCCGCTGAACGATGGTCTACCATTCCCTGAAAATCTCGGCGCCAGTTCTCGAGCGCCCGGCATTGAGGTTTATATCGATTTCGTTATCGGCCTCGTATTTTCATCCAAGATTCAGGATCTCCAGGATATTCATCAAACAAGAGTGCTGCGTCTTAGCTGCCTGGAGTTTATTCTTGCATGTCTAACGTCGTTCAATGAAGATCTGCTGGTTTTAGCAAACGAGACAAATATTGCCATCGACGCTTTGGTCTCAACCACCGATTTAGCGACATATGTCAGGATGCATCCTTTCGCACGGGTGATGGAGTGGATGTTCAATGATAAAGTTATGACGGCTCTGTTCAATACCATCCATCAAAAGTCTACCGACATTGGAAATGCGACTCCAGACTCACCACTTATTCTAGGTGTTTTGCGCGCTGTTGAGGTCATATCTAAGGTTATTGATCTCGAAACAACGTATCTCGACCTTGTCCGACCATTGATTAAGAACCAGCCGGGACCACGCAGGCAGCCTGTTGCAAATGCCGCGTATGCTTCATTCCAGGATGGACTGGTGACTAGATTGAATTTAGTCGTTGACCTGGGAAAATACTGCGGCATAGGTCATCCTGACTTGACTTTGGCTTGCTTGAAActgctggagaagatgtCATCATCCTCCAAAATAACAGCTGCTTGGTCTGGAAGTAGTCGCCATGTCCATCGGAATAAGGCAATCGTTGCTATGGAAGCGAATGGAGAGCATGAAGCCATATCACGAGCATTCATCGCTGAAGTAATGACGCCTCTCGAGGCGGGCAGCGGGGCAGAATCACCCCTCTACATAACAAAGCTCTATATTCTGGATTTCTTATACCAATGCCTTCGAACGACACCGAAGGAGCCGACCATTGCACACTTGCTGCTTGGTTTCAAATGCGGACTGGATTCCGTTTCGGTAGAAGTCAACAGTGCTTTTGCGTCTCGTACCTCGCTGTTCCACAGTATATTGGGACTTTTGTTAGAGTCTCCTTCTAGCGATGCCCTTGGCATGAGACAATGGCTGATTGCCATCAAATCTCGTGTGATGCGCATACTTAACATCCTCTGGACCTCGCCGCTATCATCAGCAATTGCTATCCGGGAGCTTCGTGAAAATGAACTGCTCTTTCATCTTCTTACCCGCGAGACCGTCATTCAGCCAGACTTACTATGGGAAGGCCAAAATGTTGGAAACGCGCAATTTCCGATGAGTGATGGGGCCGTAACACTGGTTGAATTTCTGACACTACGAAGTATGAGTTTGGAGTACATTGCCATGGAACTCTGCAAGATAGCCCAATCACGCATGCCCGGTGTTAAGAGACGCATATTCAATGCTCTCAACGGCCAAATTGTTGTAGAGAACAACGAGACGATTCAAACTCCGACTGTATTTGATTTGTTCGACTTCCTCCTGCCAGATGGGTTCTGGGAGATTACCCCACCGCCGATTCAATTCTACAAGGACTTGGATCTTACCAGCTGCTTGGAGAACGACGCCGATGCCAACCAGATTTACAATATAGATCGTGTTCGGGAGATTCTCTTACTAAAGAGAGGCGAAGCGCAACAGGGGGCCGTCATCGCAGTCAATGATATGGCACTCatcgaaagagaagaggtaTTAATAATGGAGTATCTCATCTCGTGCGATAGACAGAAGCAAATTGGGTCACATTGCCTCCGAGTCTTGCGATCCTGGATCAAGGTTCTGCTTGTCATGGTAGAATCTTGCGACTACAAAGGCGCTGCGCAGACGTCATTCTTCCTTCAAGCACTGCAAGCCATTTTGCCAAGCTTGGAGATCTTTGCCGCAGACCGTCCGGATGAGGCTCTGGAACTAGCTAAGCTTGCGAGGGTATTGCTGTTCAAGTTGGACCTTTCACCTCTCCCGACTGAAGacaagagcagcagagccaTTGGTAATTTGGTCAGCGATAAGCTATACCAGCTCTTCCAAACCTGTCTCCAGGCCATTGGCAAGTGGGCAGGCTCACCTGCACTAAGATCAGTTTACTACGAAATCTGCTACCGCTATCTGACTGGAATGTCCGAGGATCATGGACCTCTGGCTGCTAGCCGCCCGAAGACCTTTAAGACTGTGCAGGTATATGGCGAGCGTCTTATCAACGTTGTCTGTGATGATGCATATTGCGGAGAGCCAGCATGCCAGACCTCTGCCCTGATCTTCCTGGGCGCCTTGGTCCACATGGATAgccgagagagaaagagctaTGTTGTCGAGGCGCTGAACAAGCTCAATTTCATCGGTATCCTGATTGACTCATTGCGGAACATTATGCAAGAATGGCATGACGTCTTTGCATCCA ACAATACAGACCAACAAAACTTCCAAAATGCGcgtctcgccatcatcctccaaCTAGCTCAATCTCGCATCGGTGCCAAGTACATTCTTCACGCCAACCTTTTCCGCTCCCTCGAAAACTCTGGGCTCTTTGCCGCTGACCCTGAGCTGCAAATCGATGCAGCAAACCCTCGTGCGCTGGAGCAGCACTACGACTTGCTAGCCAAGGTTGTCCGTATCATCGGCGCAGCCATCCTAAGCCGCGGCAACAACAATGTGACCCAGGGACGCAAGTTCCTTACAGACCACCGCATGCTCGTGAGCCATGCCTTGAAGCGCAGCGCCGGCATCGGCACTGGGAATGAAGGCCAGCGCttggaggagaagattgaagagctTGCTGATGCACTGGTGGTTGTTATTGCCGCAACAAACTTCTTGGAG TTTGAAAATGATATCCTACCAGAGCCGAAGCCGCATGAACATGGGTTTTTCCACTAA
- a CDS encoding uncharacterized protein (EggNog:ENOG41): MPIFTTYTPHPMSPSLSISTFQALQAIDKLQGSENWPSWQLLVRASASALRLSAHLDGAAQHKSPLLPRAREAHAQAESCARILILGSISPELRSRLCELGLRDYDESPAVDLMSWLCATVSSQEATKTAYDDLAKLMRIHRNDFPSMDAYGKEALNLWSRVRHYWPTSANVIAATSILEGMKQYNEHAYLGWKHLIVSRKGKIPQGDIFEIVAALRDCSDVENPMDAYRVANTNTTEEDSMYSRLSVKG; the protein is encoded by the coding sequence ATGCCCATCTTCACCACTTACACCCCACATCCCATGTCCCCATCtctcagcatcagcacctTTCAAGCCCTCCAAGCCATCGACAAGCTCCAGGGCAGCGAGAACTGGCCATCCTGGCAGCTCCTCGTCCGAGCCAGCGCCTCTGCCCTCCGCCTCTCCGCCCACCTCGACGGCGCTGCGCAGCACAAAAGCCCGCTTCTGCCTCGCGCAAGAGAAGCCCACGCCCAGGCCGAATCTTGTGCCCGGATCCTCATCTTGGGATCCATCTCGCCGGAGCTGCGGTCTCGGCTTTGCGAGCTGGGTCTGCGCGACTATGATGAGTCTCCAGCCGTTGACTTGATGAGTTGGCTGTGTGCGACTGTGAGCTCCCAGGAGGCTACCAAGACGGCGTATGATGACTTGGCGAAGCTCATGCGCATCCATCGCAACGATTTCCCGTCCATGGATGCTTACGGTAAGGAGGCGCTGAATTTGTGGTCTCGTGTTAGACACTATTGGCCGACCAGCGCGAATGTCATTGCGGCGACGTCCATATTAGAGGGCATGAAGCAGTATAACGAGCACGCGTATCTAGGCTGGAAGCATCTGATTGTATCAAGGAAGGGCAAAATTCCTCAAGGGGACATATTTGAAATTGTGGCAGCGTTGAGAGATTGTAGTGACGTAGAGAATCCGATGGATGCGTATAGAGTTGCGAATACAAATACTACCGAAGAAGATTCCATGTACAGCCGGTTGAGCGTCAAAGGATAG
- the MDR1_2 gene encoding GTPase-activating protein (TransMembrane:12 (i97-121o150-174i226-247o253-273i329-349o361-381i764-791o811-835i882-908o914-935i996-1016o1028-1052i)) gives MSADEKTPIGVESAPTSSHSNSSDIDATLSSRAGRDAELKKVDSKVPTPPAPRADNIDELYAHLPPHQAEILKRQVYTPEIKAGVKAIYRYSSRADLTIIFVSSICAIASGAAIPLMTVIFGNLQHVFQEYFYAQGLMTYDQFASKLSHFVLYFVYLAIGEFIVTYICTVGFIYTGEHIAAKIREHYLESCMRQNIGFFDKIGAGEVTTRITSDTNLIQDGISEKVSLTLAALATFVTAFVIGFVNYWKLTLILSSTVFALLINVGTGGSIMLKHNKASLEAYAQGGSVADEVLSSIRNAVAFGTQDRLAKQYDKHLQKAEYFGSRVKASMAVMVAGMMLILYLNYGLAFWQGSKFLVEGIIPLSKVLIIMMSVMIGAFNLGNVTPNIQAFTTALAAAAKIFNTIDRISPLDPNDNKGEKIENFQGNIRLENVEHIYPSRPEVKVMNGVSLDIPAGKTTALVGASGSGKSTIVGLVERFYDPVGGTVYLDGHDISKLNLRWLRQQMALVSQEPTLFGTSIYNNIRHGLIGTPHENDSEEKQRELVIAAAVKANAHDFISALPEGYETNVGERGFLLSGGQKQRIAIARAVVSNPKILLLDEATSALDTKSEGVVQAALEAASQGRTTITIAHRLSTIKDAHNIVVMSQGSIVEQGTHDELLEKQGAYYNLVSAQKIAVATQDTPADEQEIDEKAELLIRKHTTNKDEYEADPDDDIAAKLDRSATQKSASSIALQKRKEEEDKEYSLWTLIKLIASFNGPELKLMILGLFFSAICGGGNPTSAVFFAKQIVTLSQPITPENAHHIKKTSDFWSAMFLMLAFVQFIAFSSQGILFAKCSERLVHRVRDRAFRSMLRQDVAFFDKDENTSGALTSFLSTETTHVAGLSGATLGTLLMMWTTLITAIVVSVSIGWKLALVATATIPILLACGFFRFWLLAHFQRRSKAAYAASATFASEAISAIRTVAALTRENDVLRMYHDSLVEQQRRSLRSVLKSSSLYAASQSLIFLVFALGFWYGGTLIGKGEYDLFQFFLCFMAIIFGAQSAGTIFSFAPDMGKAHHAAKELKTLFDRKPTIDTWSEEGQPVTEVDGRLEFRDVHFRYPTRPDQPVLRGLNLTIQPGQYVALVGASGCGKSTTIALLERFYDPLSGGVFIDGKEISSLNLNDYRSFIALVSQEPTLYQGTIKENILLGSAEENVSDEAVEFACREANIYDFIVSLPEGFNTVVGSKGTLLSGGQKQRIAIARALIRNPKILLLDEATSALDSESEHVVQAALDKAAKGRTTIAVAHRLSTIQKADVIYVFNQGRIVEAGTHPELMKKNGRYAELVNLQSLAKNN, from the coding sequence ATGTCCGCCGACGAGAAAACGCCTATTGGCGTGGAGTCGGCACCAACCTCAAGCCACAGCAACTCGTCAGATATCGATGCCACGCTTTCATCCAGAGCTGGTCGCGATGCTGAACTGAAAAAGGTGGACTCCAAAGTACCCACCCCTCCGGCTCCAAGGGCCGACAACATCGATGAGCTTTACGCGCATCTGCCTCCACACCAGGCCGAGATCTTGAAGCGCCAGGTCTATACCCCAGAGATCAAGGCTGGTGTCAAGGCCATCTACCGATATTCCTCTCGAGCCGACCTGACTATCATCTTCGTTTCCTCTATCTGTGCTATCGCCTCTGGAGCCGCCATTCCTCTGATGACCGTCATCTTTGGTAACCTTCAACACGTGTTTCAGGAGTACTTCTACGCCCAGGGCCTCATGACTTATGACCAATTTGCTAGCAAGCTGAGCCACTTTGTTCTCTACTTTGTGTACTTGGCCATTGGAGAATTCATTGTCACCTACATCTGCACCGTCGGTTTCATTTACACTGGTGAGCATATCGCCGCCAAGATTCGTGAGCACTATCTTGAGAGCTGCATGCGCCAGAACATTGGTTTCTTCGATAAGATCGGTGCTGGTGAAGTCACCACGCGTATCACCTCAGATACCAATCTCATCCAGGATGGCATCTCGGAAAAGGTTTCTCTCACCCTCGCTGCTCTTGCTACCTTCGTCACCGCATTCGTCATCGGCTTTGTCAACTACTGGAAGTTGACTCTTATTCTCTCTTCCACCGTGTTCGCCTTGCTTATCAACGTCGGCACTGGTGGTAGTATTATGCTCAAGCACAACAAGGCTTCTCTCGAGGCTTATGCTCAGGGCGGTAGCGTGGCAGATGAAGTTCTGAGCTCGATCCGAAACGCTGTTGCTTTTGGCACTCAAGATCGCCTGGCCAAGCAGTACGATAAGCATCTTCAAAAGGCCGAGTATTTTGGATCTCGCGTCAAGGCCTCCATGGCTGTCATGGTCGCCGGCATGATGCTGATTCTGTATTTGAACTACGGCCTTGCGTTCTGGCAAGGCAGCAAATTCCTCGTGGAGGGTATCATCCCGCTGTCCAAGGTCCTGATCATCATGATGTCTGTCATGATTGGTGCCTTCAACCTGGGCAACGTTACTCCCAACATTCAGGCCTTCACTACTGCTCTTGCAGCCGCCGCTAAAATCTTCAACACTATCGACCGAATCTCTCCTTTGGATCCCAACGACAATAAGGGCGAGAAGATCGAGAACTTCCAAGGAAACATTCGCCTGGAAAATGTCGAGCACATTTACCCATCCCGACCTGAGGTTAAGGTTATGAACGGCGTCTCTCTTGATATCCCTGCTGGTAAAACGACCGCTCTGGTTGGTGCTTCTGGTTCTGGCAAGAGTACCATTGTTGGTTTAGTTGAACGGTTTTACGACCCTGTCGGAGGCACAGTGTACCTTGATGGCCATGACATTAGCAAGCTTAATCTTAGATGGCTACGTCAACAAATGGCCCTTGTCAGCCAGGAACCTACTCTTTTCGGAACGTCCATCTACAACAATATTCGCCACGGTTTGATCGGCACACCACATGAAAATGATAGCGAGGAGAAGCAACGCGAGCTTGTTATCGCAGCAGCTGTCAAGGCCAATGCCCACGATTTTATTTCTGCCCTTCCTGAAGGATATGAGACAAACGTTGGTGAGCGTGGTTTCCTCTTATCTGGTGGTCAGAAACAACGTATCGCTATCGCTCGTGCCGTCGTATCGAACCCCAAGATTTTGCTGCTAGATGAAGCCACTTCTGCTCTTGATACCAAATCCGAAGGTGTCGTTCAAGCCGCTTTGGAAGCTGCCTCGCAGGGTCgaaccaccatcaccattgcCCACAGATTATCCACCATCAAAGACGCTCATAACATTGTCGTCATGTCTCAAGGTAGCATCGTAGAACAAGGTACCCACGACGAGCTTCTTGAAAAACAGGGTGCCTACTATAATCTTGTTTCAGCCCAAAAGATTGCCGTTGCTACTCAAGATACGCCAGCGGATGAACAAGAAATTGATGAGAAGGCCGAACTCCTGATTCGCAAGCATACTACTAACAAGGACGAGTACGAAGCCGACCCTGATGACGATATTGCCGCCAAACTTGACCGATCAGCTACGCAAAAGTCTGCCTCGAGCATTGCCCTTCAGAAGcgaaaggaggaagaggataaGGAGTATAGCTTGTGGACTCTTATTAAACTGATTGCCTCATTCAACGGTCCCGAGTTGAAGCTGATGATTTTGggtctctttttctctgccaTTTGTGGTGGCGGTAACCCTACTTCTGCAGTCTTCTTCGCCAAACAAATCGTCACTCTTTCGCAGCCCATCACCCCCGAGAATGCGCACCACATCAAGAAGACCTCTGATTTCTGGAGTGCCATGTTCTTGATGCTTGCCTTCGTTCAGTTTATCGCCTTCTCATCTCAGGGCATCTTGTTCGCTAAATGTTCTGAGCGTCTTGTTCACCGTGTTCGAGACCGTGCTTTTCGCTCAATGTTGCGCCAAGACGTTGCTTTCTTTGACAAGGACGAGAATACTTCGGGTGCTTTGACTTCCTTCCTTTCGACTGAGACAACTCACGTCGCTGGTCTCAGTGGCGCCACCCTCGGCACTTTGCTCATGATGTGGACAACTTTGATCACTGCCATCGTCGTGTCGGTTTCCATTGGATGGAAGCTCGCGCTCGTTGCTACCGCTACTATTCCCATCTTGCTGGCATGTGGTTTCTTCCGTTTCTGGCTGCTTGCCCACTTCCAAAGGCGTTCCAAGGCAGCGTACGCCGCCTCCGCTACCTTTGCTTCCGAGGCTATCTCTGCCATCCGAACTGTAGCGGCTCTTACCCGCGAGAACGATGTCTTGAGAATGTACCACGACTCCCTTGTTGAACAGCAGCGACGTAGTCTTAGGTCTGTGTTGAAGTCTAGCTCTTTGTACGCCGCTTCGCAgtctctcatcttcttggtCTTCGCTCTGGGCTTCTGGTATGGTGGTACCCTGATTGGAAAGGGTGAATATGACCTGTTCCAGTTCTTCCTTTGCTTCATGGCCATTATTTTTGGTGCCCAGTCAGCTGGTActatcttctcttttgcccCGGATATGGGCAAGGCGCACCACGCCGCCAAGGAGTTGAAGACCCTGTTTGACCGCAAGCCCACCATCGATACGTGGTCAGAGGAAGGCCAGCCCGTGACCGAAGTTGACGGAAGATTGGAATTCCGCGACGTCCATTTCCGCTACCCGACTCGCCCTGACCAGCCAGTTCTGCGAGGCTTGAACTTGACCATCCAGCCTGGACAGTACGTTGCTCTTGTCGGTGCCTCTGGCTGTGGTAAGAGTACTACTATTGCTCTCTTGGAACGATTCTACGATCCCCTGAGTGGTGGCGTTTTCATCGATGGTAAGGAGATTAGCAGCCTCAACTTGAACGATTATCGATCCTTTATCGCGCTTGTCAGCCAAGAGCCTACGCTGTACCAGGGAACCATCAAGGAAAACATCTTGCTCGGATCTGCTGAGGAGAATGTTTCTGACGAGGCCGTTGAGTTTGCTTGCCGCGAAGCCAACATCTATGACTTCATTGTCTCTTTGCCTGAGGGTTTTAACACTGTTGTGGGCAGCAAGGGAACATTGCTGTCTGGTGGTCAGAAGCAGCGAATTGCTATTGCCCGAGCACTTATCCGCAACCCCAAAATCCTGCTCCTCGATGAGGCCACATCCGCTTTGGATTCCGAGTCCGAACACGTTGTCCAAGCTGCTTTGgacaaggccgccaaggGTCGCACGACCATTGCTGTAGCCCACCGTCTCAGCACAATCCAGAAGGCAGACGTCATTTACGTCTTCAACCAGGGCCGCATTGTCGAAGCCGGCACTCACCCTgagctgatgaagaagaacggCCGCTATGCCGAGCTTGTCAACCTCCAGAGCTTGGCCAAGAACAACTAA